One window of Phycisphaeraceae bacterium genomic DNA carries:
- a CDS encoding response regulator transcription factor gives MRVLIVEDNPKIAAGLQKGLQENGFAADIAHEGFSGEELAAGGEYDVIILDLMLPDRDGVEVCRNLRRRKISTPVLMLTALSGTDDKVAGLDAGADDYLTKPFEFEELLARVRALLRRGEASEGRVLKFEDLELDLYSRHARRGERDVELSNKEFALLEYLMRTPNRVLSRAQISEKVWDMNFDASSNVIDVYVSSLRKKVDRGFDRELIHTVKGAGYRFGIMD, from the coding sequence ATGCGCGTACTGATCGTTGAAGACAACCCGAAAATAGCAGCAGGACTACAGAAGGGCTTGCAGGAGAACGGCTTTGCCGCCGATATCGCGCATGAGGGCTTCAGTGGAGAAGAACTCGCAGCTGGTGGTGAGTACGACGTGATCATTCTCGATCTGATGCTCCCGGACCGCGACGGTGTTGAAGTCTGCCGGAATCTTCGACGCCGAAAAATTTCAACTCCTGTTCTCATGCTGACAGCGTTGTCCGGGACAGACGATAAGGTTGCTGGTTTGGATGCTGGTGCTGACGACTACCTGACAAAGCCGTTCGAGTTTGAGGAGTTGCTCGCGCGTGTTCGCGCCCTGCTCCGTCGCGGCGAAGCATCCGAGGGGAGAGTGCTGAAGTTTGAGGATCTCGAACTCGATCTTTACTCGCGCCATGCAAGACGAGGCGAGAGGGATGTAGAGTTGTCAAACAAGGAGTTCGCGCTGCTCGAGTATCTCATGCGGACTCCCAATCGAGTGCTCAGCAGAGCCCAGATCAGCGAGAAAGTCTGGGATATGAACTTTGATGCAAGCAGCAATGTTATCGATGTCTACGTCTCAAGTTTGCGCAAGAAAGTCGATCGTGGATTTGATCGGGAGCTGATACACACTGTCAAAGGCGCGGGCTACCGATTTGGAATCATGGATTAA
- a CDS encoding entericidin A/B family lipoprotein: MSITACNTAKGVGEDIESLGDGIADTAEDARDGE, encoded by the coding sequence ATGTCGATAACTGCCTGCAACACGGCCAAAGGAGTTGGAGAGGATATTGAATCGCTTGGCGATGGTATTGCTGACACTGCAGAAGATGCTCGAGATGGTGAGTAA
- a CDS encoding DUF1328 domain-containing protein: protein MLSWALAFFIVAIIAAVFGFGGIAAGAASIAKILFFVFVVLFLLSLIAGLVRRGSSHPLV, encoded by the coding sequence ATGTTAAGCTGGGCACTCGCATTTTTCATCGTGGCGATCATCGCAGCAGTCTTTGGCTTTGGAGGTATCGCAGCCGGAGCGGCATCCATCGCAAAGATTTTATTCTTCGTCTTTGTGGTGCTCTTCCTACTCTCACTTATTGCAGGACTGGTTCGTCGCGGCTCATCGCATCCATTGGTATAA
- a CDS encoding PA2169 family four-helix-bundle protein, with protein sequence MAMETVLNLDKSTIKGLQDLITINLDSQHGFEAAAEQIENKDIANYFRRCGERRGTFAHELQRAIKTTGENPTDHGSISGTVHRWWLNIRGTVQGGDEHAVLSEAERGEDAIKARYENVLKETAGSPYNAVLQRQYASVKEAHDTIRDMRDARA encoded by the coding sequence ATGGCAATGGAAACCGTCCTGAATTTAGACAAATCAACGATCAAAGGCCTTCAGGATCTTATTACCATCAATCTTGACAGTCAGCACGGCTTCGAAGCTGCAGCCGAGCAGATTGAAAACAAGGATATCGCAAACTATTTCCGTCGCTGCGGCGAGCGTAGAGGTACATTTGCGCACGAGCTCCAGCGAGCTATCAAAACGACTGGAGAAAATCCCACAGATCACGGCAGTATCTCGGGCACTGTGCATCGATGGTGGCTGAACATTCGTGGCACGGTGCAAGGGGGTGACGAGCACGCTGTACTCTCAGAAGCCGAGCGAGGCGAAGATGCGATCAAAGCCCGCTATGAGAATGTGCTGAAAGAAACAGCCGGAAGCCCTTACAACGCGGTGCTGCAGCGCCAGTATGCATCTGTCAAGGAAGCACACGACACTATTCGCGATATGCGTGATGCTCGAGCATAG
- a CDS encoding mechanosensitive ion channel family protein: protein MAELPGLDSSDVDIFDDNIVLTGKAIDSGVVTKASELVQSITGIETIDNRIELSYNISDRVRGAADRVGERAEQWLAYLPLLPIAAAIVAAGMLLSWLIGKWRWPFMHMVSNPFLRDITQKLTQIVCLVVSILFALEVLDAMALVGGVLGAAGVAGIAIGFAFRDLVENYIASILLSIRQPFSPRDHVLIDGHEGLVTRLTTRSTVLTTFDGNVVRIPNATVFKSTIMNYTSNPERRFDFTVGVGYDVDLEKALSVGVNVLKHNEGVMTSPPPFAKITELGDSSITVHLFGWVDQAKHDFGRVRSQAMQAVKAEYDRLDIDMPEPIYSIKVLGEKIKTLVRDLSEHNENAHQGENRDTGSVSVRHRVPFTATSPADIMKDTTIERLADQNELDGEGKNLLKPTESEQVRESATAT from the coding sequence TTGGCTGAGCTCCCAGGACTTGATTCAAGTGATGTAGATATCTTCGATGACAATATTGTGCTGACTGGTAAAGCCATTGATTCTGGCGTGGTCACAAAGGCAAGCGAGCTTGTCCAAAGTATCACGGGCATTGAAACTATAGATAATCGGATCGAGTTATCGTACAACATCAGCGATCGCGTACGAGGAGCAGCGGATCGGGTTGGCGAGAGAGCCGAGCAATGGCTTGCATACCTTCCCTTGCTACCCATTGCTGCTGCAATTGTTGCTGCGGGCATGCTTCTTTCCTGGTTGATCGGTAAGTGGCGCTGGCCATTCATGCACATGGTTTCCAACCCGTTCTTGCGTGATATCACACAAAAACTCACACAAATCGTGTGCCTTGTTGTCAGCATCCTCTTTGCACTTGAGGTGCTTGATGCAATGGCACTTGTGGGCGGGGTGCTCGGAGCAGCTGGAGTCGCCGGTATCGCAATCGGCTTTGCATTTCGTGATCTCGTCGAAAACTACATCGCGAGTATTCTCCTCTCAATCAGGCAACCGTTCAGCCCACGTGACCACGTATTGATTGATGGGCACGAAGGACTCGTGACACGATTGACAACAAGATCAACCGTACTGACAACGTTTGATGGCAATGTTGTGCGCATTCCAAACGCGACCGTGTTCAAATCAACAATCATGAACTATACATCGAACCCCGAGCGAAGATTTGATTTTACAGTCGGCGTTGGATACGACGTCGATCTTGAAAAAGCACTCAGTGTTGGCGTGAACGTACTCAAACACAACGAGGGTGTTATGACATCTCCCCCACCATTCGCGAAGATAACAGAGCTAGGCGATTCAAGCATCACCGTCCACCTGTTCGGATGGGTAGATCAGGCCAAGCATGACTTCGGTCGTGTACGCAGTCAAGCAATGCAGGCTGTCAAAGCAGAGTACGATCGTCTCGATATCGACATGCCAGAACCAATCTACAGCATCAAAGTCCTCGGAGAAAAAATCAAAACTTTAGTTCGCGATTTGAGCGAGCATAACGAAAACGCGCATCAAGGAGAAAATCGAGACACGGGGTCTGTATCAGTTCGCCATCGTGTCCCATTCACCGCAACATCTCCTGCAGACATAATGAAGGACACGACGATCGAGCGGCTCGCTGATCAGAATGAGTTGGATGGCGAAGGCAAAAACCTGCTCAAACCCACTGAATCCGAACAGGTGCGCGAATCGGCAACAGCAACTTGA
- a CDS encoding ANTAR domain-containing protein translates to MIQNLNVVIAHGSDDTLEAVAAAIRTSHNIVARCSTIVELKSAITVDKPDVVVTGIVFPDGDGLETMIEVGEIEPCASVIVTARRSMELVNKAMEDHVMAYLIEPVVAEDLKAAIVVAYTRFEQLRILTEQIGDLKQALQDRKVIERAKGILMGENEMTEGQAFEQLRRAAQDNRMKLVEAAKQVLDTSSEKNT, encoded by the coding sequence ATGATTCAAAATCTCAACGTTGTTATTGCTCATGGCAGCGACGATACATTGGAAGCCGTTGCTGCTGCCATACGCACCAGTCACAATATCGTTGCCAGATGTAGCACTATCGTTGAGTTGAAGTCCGCAATCACAGTTGATAAGCCTGATGTTGTTGTGACAGGAATCGTTTTTCCTGATGGGGATGGGCTTGAAACAATGATTGAAGTCGGTGAGATCGAACCGTGTGCGAGTGTGATTGTAACTGCACGACGTTCGATGGAACTCGTCAATAAGGCAATGGAAGATCATGTCATGGCGTATCTGATTGAGCCAGTTGTTGCTGAGGATCTGAAGGCAGCCATCGTGGTCGCTTACACACGATTTGAACAACTTCGCATTCTGACAGAGCAGATCGGAGACCTCAAACAAGCACTTCAGGACCGAAAGGTGATCGAGCGAGCGAAGGGAATCTTGATGGGGGAGAACGAGATGACGGAGGGTCAAGCCTTCGAGCAGCTGCGCCGCGCGGCTCAAGATAACAGAATGAAACTTGTTGAAGCAGCAAAGCAGGTGCTTGATACAAGCAGCGAGAAAAACACCTGA
- a CDS encoding BLUF domain-containing protein: MNEAQSQLHMMAYSSKRQSSLSDSEIIDGIVLPAMRKNRILDVTGCLWFNDTYFAQLLEGAADVLHTLMHRICADHRHTNVEVLIDQPLPIRHFERFSMQVVPVKGRFDIKKLLISAEAGSEIPQKTEESAPHRTLFGTFTRLFWF, from the coding sequence ATGAACGAAGCTCAAAGCCAGTTGCACATGATGGCATACAGCAGCAAACGACAATCGTCGCTTTCCGATTCCGAGATCATCGACGGCATTGTGCTCCCTGCTATGCGAAAGAACAGAATACTCGATGTCACCGGATGTCTTTGGTTCAACGACACATACTTTGCGCAACTGCTGGAAGGTGCGGCTGATGTATTGCACACACTTATGCACAGAATCTGTGCTGATCACCGGCACACGAATGTTGAGGTGCTGATTGATCAACCATTGCCAATAAGGCACTTCGAGCGGTTCTCTATGCAGGTTGTGCCCGTCAAAGGAAGATTTGATATTAAGAAGCTACTCATCTCTGCTGAAGCGGGAAGTGAGATTCCGCAGAAAACAGAAGAGAGCGCACCGCACCGTACACTGTTCGGCACATTTACTCGCTTGTTCTGGTTCTGA
- a CDS encoding PRC-barrel domain-containing protein: MLNKTTTASIVLLSTLAGTAFAQTDGNITTTKQTPEATQSSPHTTAIELYGSRQAIQLATRAEMLQTSLANAVQIAEKHCNGTAIGCRISPSIDTIIDVRSYKNRLNRELPMREDSVDEASNVNRPTDYSVNPSCFATVTCVMENSQVRDVIVDMRQGSVVGMASAANSSNMYWPSEARITMYNVYGDSQRAEASDASRAPRLYRATDIMNTRVENFSNESIGTISDFAIQGRTGRVVYGVLSRGGFLGIGESLYAVPTEELANYKNDKLTVGFDTEVLDSFNGFDDDNWPLQSNLQWTSNPVEANDNKHEVYEVVKASEVVGETLKTREGEDVGTISDLVIDPMRSRVAFVIVRTDAGNVAIPMGVCHFFDTQCIVNIEKEQVDTAATFTDEYEPVWDDAEWSRRLHETFNVKPYWDDANTKQMRSSDASDNR; this comes from the coding sequence ATGTTAAACAAGACAACAACCGCATCGATCGTGCTCCTCAGCACACTTGCTGGAACAGCGTTTGCACAAACTGATGGCAACATTACCACAACAAAGCAAACACCTGAAGCAACACAGAGTTCGCCTCACACCACTGCTATTGAGCTCTATGGATCGAGACAGGCAATTCAGCTGGCAACTCGGGCAGAGATGCTGCAGACATCACTTGCCAATGCTGTTCAGATTGCTGAAAAGCATTGTAATGGCACCGCAATTGGATGCAGAATCAGCCCGTCTATCGACACCATTATCGATGTCAGGTCGTACAAGAATCGCCTCAATCGAGAGTTGCCGATGCGCGAGGACAGCGTAGACGAAGCCAGCAATGTAAACCGACCAACAGATTATTCAGTGAATCCATCATGCTTTGCAACAGTCACATGTGTCATGGAGAACTCACAGGTGCGTGACGTCATTGTCGACATGCGCCAGGGGAGCGTTGTCGGAATGGCATCAGCTGCAAACTCCTCAAACATGTATTGGCCTTCCGAAGCTCGGATCACAATGTACAACGTGTATGGCGACAGCCAGCGCGCAGAAGCGAGCGATGCAAGCAGGGCTCCCCGTCTGTATCGAGCAACCGATATCATGAATACACGTGTTGAAAACTTCAGCAATGAATCTATCGGCACAATTAGTGACTTCGCGATCCAGGGCAGAACCGGCCGCGTGGTCTACGGGGTGCTAAGTCGAGGCGGCTTCCTTGGTATCGGCGAATCGTTGTACGCTGTTCCGACAGAGGAACTAGCAAACTATAAAAATGACAAACTCACTGTCGGCTTCGACACCGAGGTTCTCGATTCGTTCAATGGCTTTGACGACGACAACTGGCCACTGCAAAGTAACTTGCAATGGACGTCAAACCCAGTCGAAGCGAACGACAACAAACATGAAGTGTATGAAGTTGTGAAAGCATCAGAAGTTGTCGGCGAAACACTCAAGACGCGCGAGGGTGAGGACGTTGGCACAATCAGCGATCTTGTGATTGATCCCATGCGAAGCAGAGTTGCGTTTGTGATTGTTCGGACCGATGCTGGTAATGTTGCGATTCCCATGGGAGTATGCCATTTCTTTGACACGCAGTGCATCGTAAACATCGAAAAGGAGCAGGTTGATACCGCAGCAACCTTCACCGATGAGTATGAACCTGTCTGGGATGATGCTGAATGGAGTCGCAGACTTCATGAAACATTCAACGTTAAGCCGTACTGGGATGATGCAAATACAAAGCAGATGCGGAGCAGCGACGCTTCAGATAATCGATGA
- a CDS encoding beta-lactamase family protein: MNEVTQAIHLRIWWFWARRLLLLCASAAVLTLLAACQTRPAIGPAERHFPQIDPSELGLESEDLRHLVEVAEQFVADDRIVGAEMLIVKNRKTILHEAVGWSDREAGIPLKENSYYRLRSMTKPFTGTAALMLIDRGLLRLDSRPAEYFASWDNDRSRHITVEQLLTHTSGFIQEGWPVPAASFDTLQGIVDVCGKQGPQLSPGDQFTYSDVNSFTLGALVTHLSGMPVEQFIATEILMPLGLNDTHIGYSPSEQWASQMNPTYQRDDQTKEWYKYWTPQESEVFPYFRASGGLVSTITDYARWLSYWMDWINESKEDTSPSTRQLLSQRLVEAALTQHGFDQDGGYGYHWSLYGDDPLVFGHSGSDGTVAVAVPDPDVIVLFFTQSRGSDNGTVDEWFAAARALGLHRVNSEMPDESL, from the coding sequence ATGAACGAAGTCACACAAGCGATTCATCTCAGGATTTGGTGGTTTTGGGCTCGCAGGTTGCTTCTGTTGTGTGCTTCAGCCGCAGTGCTCACTCTGCTTGCTGCGTGCCAGACAAGGCCTGCAATAGGTCCTGCAGAAAGGCATTTTCCACAGATTGATCCAAGTGAGTTGGGACTTGAGAGTGAAGACCTTCGTCATCTGGTTGAAGTAGCTGAGCAGTTTGTTGCAGATGATCGCATCGTGGGAGCAGAAATGCTCATCGTGAAAAACCGAAAAACGATTCTCCATGAAGCTGTTGGTTGGAGCGATCGGGAAGCCGGCATTCCGCTCAAAGAAAACTCGTACTACCGGTTGCGATCAATGACCAAGCCGTTCACTGGAACGGCTGCGCTCATGCTGATCGATCGGGGGCTTCTCCGGCTGGATTCTCGCCCGGCAGAATACTTTGCGTCATGGGATAACGATCGTTCGCGTCATATCACAGTTGAGCAGTTGCTGACGCATACAAGCGGTTTTATCCAGGAGGGCTGGCCGGTTCCTGCGGCAAGCTTTGATACGCTCCAGGGAATCGTCGATGTTTGTGGCAAGCAGGGGCCGCAACTCTCTCCCGGCGATCAGTTTACCTACAGCGATGTCAACTCGTTCACGCTTGGCGCGCTCGTGACACATCTCTCGGGGATGCCTGTAGAGCAGTTTATTGCAACCGAAATTCTGATGCCGCTGGGTTTGAACGACACACACATTGGCTACTCACCGAGTGAACAATGGGCAAGCCAAATGAATCCAACGTATCAGCGCGACGACCAGACAAAGGAATGGTACAAGTATTGGACACCGCAGGAGTCAGAAGTCTTTCCATACTTTCGAGCTTCCGGCGGGCTTGTTTCAACAATCACGGATTATGCAAGATGGCTTTCGTACTGGATGGATTGGATCAATGAGAGCAAGGAAGATACTTCGCCATCCACGCGGCAGTTGCTGTCTCAACGTCTTGTAGAAGCGGCATTGACACAGCACGGCTTTGATCAGGACGGTGGTTATGGATATCACTGGAGTCTGTATGGAGATGATCCACTGGTCTTTGGGCACTCCGGCTCGGATGGCACAGTTGCCGTCGCGGTTCCGGATCCAGATGTCATCGTTCTGTTCTTTACGCAGTCGCGAGGGAGTGACAACGGCACAGTTGATGAGTGGTTTGCAGCCGCACGTGCATTAGGCCTGCATCGGGTTAACAGTGAAATGCCAGATGAATCATTATGA